The following coding sequences lie in one Rhea pennata isolate bPtePen1 chromosome 10, bPtePen1.pri, whole genome shotgun sequence genomic window:
- the SCG3 gene encoding secretogranin-3 isoform X3, whose product MLGDKGIHNRQLSVERPLEEQIAEAEADKNRKIVPAENKPEFRNYSFVDDLNLLKSVAERERNEKERETIRSSLYGQKLTTDDVDSTKNRRLVDDYDSTKSGLDYKFQDDPDGLHQLDGTPLTAEDIVQKIAARIYEENDRGVFDKIVSKLLNLGLITESQAYTLEDEVAEVLQQLIANEAKDREKESEDFDYPPSRADSDTKEKQQEKMTPSKADQDSFVNGEIDDTLDNTWPSSSILERRNELPSEDNFEDLQYFPNFYALLKSLNSETEAKEKETLITIMKTLIDFVKMMVKYGTITPEEGVSYLENLDTMIAVQTKKKLENPSPKTKAKLPADKSSEETDSTKEEAAKMEKEYEISKDSTKNEEQNAAGNNEEPRGKAEAYLEAIRKNIEWLKKHNKQGNKEEYDLSKLRDFIDQQADAYVDKGILDKEEADVIKRIYGSL is encoded by the exons ATAAAGGTATACACAACAGACAATTAAGTGTAGAAAGACCTTTGGAGGAAcag ATTGCTGAAGCTGAGGCAGACAAGAATAGGAAAATAGTTCCAGCAG aaaacaagccAGAGTTCAGAAATTATTCCTTTGTTGATGACTTGAATCTACTAAAGTCAgtagcagaaagagaaaggaatgaaaaagagagggagacaATTAGAAGCTCCTTGTATGGACAGAAACTGACTACTGATGATGTAGACTCCACCAAGAACCGCAGGCTTGTGGATGACTATGACTCTACTAAGAGTGGACTGGATTATAAATTTCAAG ATGATCCAGATGGCCTCCATCAATTAGATGGCACTCCTTTGACTGCTGAAGACATTGTCCAAAAAATTGCTGCAAGAATTTATGAGGAAAATGATAGAGGAGTGTTTGACAAGATCGTTTCAAAACTTCTAAATCTGGGTCTG attACAGAAAGCCAGGCCTATACCCTGGAAGATGAAGTGGCAGAGGTTTTACAGCAGTTAATTGCAAATGAAGCAAAAGATCGTGAGAAGGAGTCTGAAGATTTTGATTATCCTCCAAGCAGAGCAGACAGtgatacaaaagaaaagcaacaggagaAAATG ACACCAAGCAAAGCTGATCAGGATAGTTTCGTTAATGGAGAAATTGATGATACGCTGGATAACACCTGGCCATCATCTAGTAtcttggaaagaagaaatgagctGCCTTCTGAAGATAATTTTGAAGACCTCCAGTACTTCCCAAACTTTTATGCCCTGTTAAAAAGTCTTAATTCAG AgacagaggcaaaagaaaaggagacttTGATAACTATCATGAAAACCCTGATTGATTTTGTGAAGATGATGGTTAAATATGGAACAATCACACCAGAAGAAGGAGTTTCCTATCTGG AAAACTTAGATACAATGATAGCGGTGCAGACAAAGAAGAAGCTTGAGAACCCTTCCCCTAAAACCAAAGCAAAGCTACCAGCAG ATAAGAGTAGTGAAGAAACAGACAGTacaaaggaagaagcagctaaaatggaaaaagagtaTGAAATCTCAAAGGATTCcacaaaaaatgaagaacaaaatgcagCAGGAAACAATGAAGAGCCCAGAG GGAAAGCTGAGGCATATTTGGAAGCAATCAGGAAGAATATAGAATGGctaaaaaaacacaacaaacaaGGTAACAAAGAAG aatacGATCTTTCAAAGCTGAGAGATTTCATTGATCAGCAAGCTGATGCTTATGTGGACAAGGGCATCCTGGACAAGGAAGAGGCTGATGTAATTAAACGCATATATGGCAGCCTGTAA
- the SCG3 gene encoding secretogranin-3 isoform X2, protein MLLKLAVAVQVLSLMASQLHGFPKPGGKDKGIHNRQLSVERPLEEQIAEAEADKNRKIVPAENKPEFRNYSFVDDLNLLKSVAERERNEKERETIRSSLYGQKLTTDDVDSTKNRRLVDDYDSTKSGLDYKFQDDPDGLHQLDGTPLTAEDIVQKIAARIYEENDRGVFDKIVSKLLNLGLITESQAYTLEDEVAEVLQQLIANEAKDREKESEDFDYPPSRADSDTKEKQQEKMTPSKADQDSFVNGEIDDTLDNTWPSSSILERRNELPSEDNFEDLQYFPNFYALLKSLNSETEAKEKETLITIMKTLIDFVKMMVKYGTITPEEGVSYLENLDTMIAVQTKKKLENPSPKTKAKLPADKSSEETDSTKEEAAKMEKEYEISKDSTKNEEQNAAGNNEEPRGKAEAYLEAIRKNIEWLKKHNKQEYDLSKLRDFIDQQADAYVDKGILDKEEADVIKRIYGSL, encoded by the exons atgcTCCTCAAGCTGGCGGTTGCGGTGCAGGTGCTGTCGCTGATGGCAAGCCAGCTGCATGGCTTCCCGAAACCCGGAGGCAAAG ATAAAGGTATACACAACAGACAATTAAGTGTAGAAAGACCTTTGGAGGAAcag ATTGCTGAAGCTGAGGCAGACAAGAATAGGAAAATAGTTCCAGCAG aaaacaagccAGAGTTCAGAAATTATTCCTTTGTTGATGACTTGAATCTACTAAAGTCAgtagcagaaagagaaaggaatgaaaaagagagggagacaATTAGAAGCTCCTTGTATGGACAGAAACTGACTACTGATGATGTAGACTCCACCAAGAACCGCAGGCTTGTGGATGACTATGACTCTACTAAGAGTGGACTGGATTATAAATTTCAAG ATGATCCAGATGGCCTCCATCAATTAGATGGCACTCCTTTGACTGCTGAAGACATTGTCCAAAAAATTGCTGCAAGAATTTATGAGGAAAATGATAGAGGAGTGTTTGACAAGATCGTTTCAAAACTTCTAAATCTGGGTCTG attACAGAAAGCCAGGCCTATACCCTGGAAGATGAAGTGGCAGAGGTTTTACAGCAGTTAATTGCAAATGAAGCAAAAGATCGTGAGAAGGAGTCTGAAGATTTTGATTATCCTCCAAGCAGAGCAGACAGtgatacaaaagaaaagcaacaggagaAAATG ACACCAAGCAAAGCTGATCAGGATAGTTTCGTTAATGGAGAAATTGATGATACGCTGGATAACACCTGGCCATCATCTAGTAtcttggaaagaagaaatgagctGCCTTCTGAAGATAATTTTGAAGACCTCCAGTACTTCCCAAACTTTTATGCCCTGTTAAAAAGTCTTAATTCAG AgacagaggcaaaagaaaaggagacttTGATAACTATCATGAAAACCCTGATTGATTTTGTGAAGATGATGGTTAAATATGGAACAATCACACCAGAAGAAGGAGTTTCCTATCTGG AAAACTTAGATACAATGATAGCGGTGCAGACAAAGAAGAAGCTTGAGAACCCTTCCCCTAAAACCAAAGCAAAGCTACCAGCAG ATAAGAGTAGTGAAGAAACAGACAGTacaaaggaagaagcagctaaaatggaaaaagagtaTGAAATCTCAAAGGATTCcacaaaaaatgaagaacaaaatgcagCAGGAAACAATGAAGAGCCCAGAG GGAAAGCTGAGGCATATTTGGAAGCAATCAGGAAGAATATAGAATGGctaaaaaaacacaacaaacaaG aatacGATCTTTCAAAGCTGAGAGATTTCATTGATCAGCAAGCTGATGCTTATGTGGACAAGGGCATCCTGGACAAGGAAGAGGCTGATGTAATTAAACGCATATATGGCAGCCTGTAA
- the SCG3 gene encoding secretogranin-3 isoform X1, translating to MLLKLAVAVQVLSLMASQLHGFPKPGGKDKGIHNRQLSVERPLEEQIAEAEADKNRKIVPAENKPEFRNYSFVDDLNLLKSVAERERNEKERETIRSSLYGQKLTTDDVDSTKNRRLVDDYDSTKSGLDYKFQDDPDGLHQLDGTPLTAEDIVQKIAARIYEENDRGVFDKIVSKLLNLGLITESQAYTLEDEVAEVLQQLIANEAKDREKESEDFDYPPSRADSDTKEKQQEKMTPSKADQDSFVNGEIDDTLDNTWPSSSILERRNELPSEDNFEDLQYFPNFYALLKSLNSETEAKEKETLITIMKTLIDFVKMMVKYGTITPEEGVSYLENLDTMIAVQTKKKLENPSPKTKAKLPADKSSEETDSTKEEAAKMEKEYEISKDSTKNEEQNAAGNNEEPRGKAEAYLEAIRKNIEWLKKHNKQGNKEEYDLSKLRDFIDQQADAYVDKGILDKEEADVIKRIYGSL from the exons atgcTCCTCAAGCTGGCGGTTGCGGTGCAGGTGCTGTCGCTGATGGCAAGCCAGCTGCATGGCTTCCCGAAACCCGGAGGCAAAG ATAAAGGTATACACAACAGACAATTAAGTGTAGAAAGACCTTTGGAGGAAcag ATTGCTGAAGCTGAGGCAGACAAGAATAGGAAAATAGTTCCAGCAG aaaacaagccAGAGTTCAGAAATTATTCCTTTGTTGATGACTTGAATCTACTAAAGTCAgtagcagaaagagaaaggaatgaaaaagagagggagacaATTAGAAGCTCCTTGTATGGACAGAAACTGACTACTGATGATGTAGACTCCACCAAGAACCGCAGGCTTGTGGATGACTATGACTCTACTAAGAGTGGACTGGATTATAAATTTCAAG ATGATCCAGATGGCCTCCATCAATTAGATGGCACTCCTTTGACTGCTGAAGACATTGTCCAAAAAATTGCTGCAAGAATTTATGAGGAAAATGATAGAGGAGTGTTTGACAAGATCGTTTCAAAACTTCTAAATCTGGGTCTG attACAGAAAGCCAGGCCTATACCCTGGAAGATGAAGTGGCAGAGGTTTTACAGCAGTTAATTGCAAATGAAGCAAAAGATCGTGAGAAGGAGTCTGAAGATTTTGATTATCCTCCAAGCAGAGCAGACAGtgatacaaaagaaaagcaacaggagaAAATG ACACCAAGCAAAGCTGATCAGGATAGTTTCGTTAATGGAGAAATTGATGATACGCTGGATAACACCTGGCCATCATCTAGTAtcttggaaagaagaaatgagctGCCTTCTGAAGATAATTTTGAAGACCTCCAGTACTTCCCAAACTTTTATGCCCTGTTAAAAAGTCTTAATTCAG AgacagaggcaaaagaaaaggagacttTGATAACTATCATGAAAACCCTGATTGATTTTGTGAAGATGATGGTTAAATATGGAACAATCACACCAGAAGAAGGAGTTTCCTATCTGG AAAACTTAGATACAATGATAGCGGTGCAGACAAAGAAGAAGCTTGAGAACCCTTCCCCTAAAACCAAAGCAAAGCTACCAGCAG ATAAGAGTAGTGAAGAAACAGACAGTacaaaggaagaagcagctaaaatggaaaaagagtaTGAAATCTCAAAGGATTCcacaaaaaatgaagaacaaaatgcagCAGGAAACAATGAAGAGCCCAGAG GGAAAGCTGAGGCATATTTGGAAGCAATCAGGAAGAATATAGAATGGctaaaaaaacacaacaaacaaGGTAACAAAGAAG aatacGATCTTTCAAAGCTGAGAGATTTCATTGATCAGCAAGCTGATGCTTATGTGGACAAGGGCATCCTGGACAAGGAAGAGGCTGATGTAATTAAACGCATATATGGCAGCCTGTAA